The Heyndrickxia acidicola sequence AACGGATGGTCAGCCATTCTTCCTCAAGCGATCGGTATGGTTCTATCCGGCATTGTCCTAACAATTCGGCATCATCCTTTTAACAAGTTTGCAGCACGGAATCTCCTCACAGGATTGATATGGGCAACAGGGAATCTTACACTGCTGCTTTCACTTCCCTCCATTGGAGTTGCGACAAGCTTTTCTCTTTCGCAAACAGGAATTGTCATATCTACACTGGGAGGCATTTTCCTTCTCGGTGAAAAAACATCAAAAAAACAGGTGATCAGTGTCATTATCGGATGCCTGCTGATCATTGCGGGCGGCGTTATGGTAGGACTAACGAAAAAATAAAGGAGCTGGTAATATGTATCAAGATTTAGAAGGCAAAGTTGTCGTCATCACAGGTGCATCAACAGGACTTGGAAAAGCAATGGCAGAACGATTTGGACAAGAAAAGTGTAAAGTAGTAATCAATTACTACAGCAGTAAGGATAATGTGCAGGAAATCATCGATTCTATTGAGAAGTCCGGCGGAGAAGCAAGTGCCATTCAAGGGGATGTCACTAAAGAAGAGGATATAAAAAGACTCATAGATCATGCTGTTTCAACGTATGGATCTCTGGATGTGATGATTAATAATGCAGGAATTGAAAATGAAGTCCCTTCAGAAAAGCTGTCATTGGATGATTGGAACAAAGTCATTAATACCAACTTGACCGGACAGTTTCTGGGCTGCCGTGAAGCGATTGATTACATGGTTGAACATGATATTAAAGGCGCTATAATCAATATGTCCTCTGTGCATGAAGTCATTCCTTGGCCGCATTTTGTTCACTATGCAGCAAGTAAAGGCGGAGTGAAGCTGATGACAGAAACACTGGCACTGGAGTTTGCCCCTCGTGGAATTAGAGTGAACAGCATTGCGCCAGGTGCGATTGATACACCAATCAATGCAGAAAAATTTAAAGACCCTGATAAGAAAAAAGGCGTTCTGGAGCTGATTCCAATAGGCTACATCGGAAAGCCTGAAGAAATTGCAGCCTGTGCGGCATGGCTTGCATCCAAAGAAGCAAGCTATGTAACGGGCCTCACCTTATTTGCAGATGGCGGCATGACGCAATACCCTGGATTTCAGGCTGGCCGCGGCTGATATCACACGAAAAAGCCTGTCTCTTTTGATCAAAAAGAGGCAGGCTTTTTCGCTTTAAAGCATTGAAAGGGTCAGACCCCTTTTACACGGTGAAGCACGATAGGGGTCAGACCCCTTCTGTGCTTTAGCGTGTGAAAGGACCTGCCATCAGCCCATTCCAGAATAGCTTTAGGATGGAGCCTGCGGTTTCCTCAGTTGAAGGAAAAAGAGGGGTTCCTTCAGGGGATTTGTAATTTCCGACTCGGAGAAGGGCATTGTAGGCATGTGCAGCAAATTTAGCCCCCACAGGAGGAATTTCCCCTTTGTCAATGGCATCCTGAATGGCAGCTTCAATGCTTTCAAACATTCTCTCCTCAGCAATCAGCATATCCTGTACCTGCTCATCGGAAAGGGAAGATTTTGACTCCCGCATAAAGCTGTCCAAATCAAGTGACGTTGTCGCATGTAAATGTGCAACCGTCACATCCATTAATCGGTCATACAAAGGTTTATCAGACTCAATCAGCATTCTGATCCGCTCGCGAACCCGGGCCATCATAGCGACCATCGTCTCCTTGAACAGCTCGGCCTTGGAGCCATAATAATAGTACACCGTTGCTTTCGTCATACCGCCCGCCTTCGCCACATCATCAATGGAAACCTTTTGAAAACCGTGCTCTAAAAATAAACGGGAGGCCACCTGGAGGATTAATTCCTTTTTCGGTGTTTGAATCTCGGATGCCTTGGGCCTTCCAGGTGCCCGGCCCCGTTGTTGATTAACCATCTTCCATCGCTCTCCTTAAAAATTTTTTTCGATTTATGAGGTTAGGATTTGAAAATTAACCGACCAGTATATATAATTAAAATGAAATTAATCAACTCATCAGTATATATTAATACTATACCCAATTTGCAACAGAAAATAAAGGAGGGGAACAAGAGCATGAAAAGCTTTTTGCTAAGCATGATTCATGCAGTAACAGGCAAGAAAGGGAAGTGGATTACGCTTGCAGTGTGGATTCTTTTAACAGGCGTCTTATCCGCCGTTTTTCCCAGCGTACAAAAAATGACCGATGACAGTGCAGCGAATTTGCCTAAATCGGATATGTCTGTTCAGGCACAAAAAATTGCCGATAAATATTTTCCAAACAATGCAGGAACACCTCTACTTGTAGTGTGGTACCGTTCAGGGGGCCTTGAGGACCAGGATTACAAGCTCGTCTCCAAGATGTATCAAAAGCTTGAGGATCAGCCCTTAAAGGCACAAAATTTTATTCCGCCATTTGCAAAGATTCCGTCGCAAGCCTTAAAGGCCCAGGCATCTAAGGATGGAACATCACTTGTTACACCTGTATTTATGAAGAAAAATGCCAGTACCAAACAGCTGGACAGCGATTTGAAAAAGCTTCAAAACCAAATCGAAAACGAGGGATCTTCCAAAGCAATCTTTGATAAAAAACTCAGCAGCTCTGGCCTGCATGTTCGATTTACAGGGCCGGTTGGAATTGCAACAGATGCTACAGCTCTATTCAGCAAAGCGGATGTCACGCTGCTGATTTCAACAGTTCTTTTAGTTCTAATTTTATTAATTCTGCTTTATCGTTCACCAATTCTAGCCATTGTCCCATTGATTGGAGTAGGATTTGCCTACGGTGTAACAGGCCCGATTCTGGGCATGCTCGCAAAGCAAGGCATTATCACCATTGATTCGCAGGCTGTCTCCATCATGACCGTTCTGCTATTCGGTGCCGGGACGGATTACTGTCTCTTCTTAGTATCCAAATACCGGGAATGCCTTTTGGAGGAAAAAAACCCGACCAAAGCGCTTCAGCAGGCTATTCAGCATTCCGGCGGTGCGATTATGGTCAGTGCCATTACCGTGGTAGTGAGCCTGTGTACGCTGCTCCTGGCGCAATTCGGCTCCTACCAGCGCTTTGCAACACCATTTAGCTTGGTCATTCTCATTATGGGCATTGCCGCCTTAACGCTTCTGCCGGCCCTGCTAAGTATCTTTGGCAGAATTTCCTTCTTCCCATTTATCCCAAGAACCGAGGAAATGACCCGGGAACTGGAAATGAGAAAAGGGAAAAAAATCAAAAGGCGCGAAGCACATGGGAAAATCAGCAAAAGACTCGGAGTCTTTGTTACAAATAAGCCTTGGACTGTTATTGTTATCAGTGTGATTGTACTTGGGGTACTGGCAGCCTTTGTTCCCCGCATACAGTACACTCAAAACCTGATTTCATCTTTTCCGAAGGATATGCCGTCACGTGAAGGCTTTGACCTAATGGCGAAGCATTTCTCTCCGGGAGAACTGGCACCGGTACAGGTGATCGCCAATACGGAAGGGAAAAATCCAGATCTTAAAAAAGCTCTCAGCGGACTTTCATTTGTGGATTCAGTGTCAAATCCTGCTGTCAGTACAAAGAACAAACAATATATCTCCTTAAATGTAAACCTGAAGGATGACCCATATGATAATAAATCGGTAAAAGATATACCAAAAATACAAAATAAGGTAAAAGCAGCGTTAAATGATGCGGGGGTTAAGCCGGAAGGCCATTATTGGATCGGCGGAGAGACCTCCAATCTGTATGACACGGAAAATGCAACAGACCGTGATTTTAAAGTGATTGTCCCAGTGGTTACTTTAATCATTGCCGCACTGCTGCTTGTCTACCTTCGTTCCATTGTAGCTATGGTGTACCTCATTGCCACAGTGGCACTTTCGTATCTCTCAGCATTGGGCGCAGGCTGGCTTCTGATCCACTATGGAATCGGTATTTCAGCGATCCAGGGACTTATTCCGCTTTACGCATTTGTTTTCTTAGTGGCTTTAGGGGAAGATTACAATATCTTTATGATCTCGAGTATTTGGAAAAATAGGAACGCCCAGCCGCATAAACTTGCCATTGCCAATGGTGTAACACAAACGAGCAGCGTTATTACATCAGCAGGCTTAATTCTTGCCGGAACCTTTGCGGTGCTGGCGACACTTCCAATTCAAGTGCTGCTGCAATTTGGGCTTGTCACAGCGATTGGTGTCCTGCTTGATACGTTTGTTGTTCGTCCGCTTCTTGTACCAGCCATCACAACCGTCCTTGGACGCTATGCATTCTGGCCAGGAAAGCTATGGAACAAGCAGGATGAAATTCAGGCAGCGGCAGATAGAGAATAAGATTTTTTCAATTCGACGGTCCTGGCGCGCATCTATAAAAAAGCGAATGAAGAGAAAATCTTCATTCGCTTTTTAAGTGGGCAAATCCGTATTTTGCCTGGATTTGAGGAGTCTTTTTGCAAGCTGCATATTGAACCGAGCTTTGCGTTAAAAGGAATAGTAGAATCTTTATTAGCAGGAGGGAAATCTTCAATCTGCATTGTAGCGGGAATCTTCTGGGAAGTGGATGCAGGAGCTTTAAAGACTAATGGGCAAAGGACGCAAAATGACCTTTATAAATCTTGGCATGAGAAGTTTTTCCTGGGCTTCTTTCAAGAAAATATACATGGCTTTTCCACCGATAGAATTTGCAGAATGAATGGTAATCCGGTCAGGGAACAGCTTCTGTTCTACAATCCACCGTACAAGTGTCATACCGTTTTTTTGCTGATCGACCAGGTCATAGTCCAGGGAAAGGTGATGGACAGAAAAGTTTGTCAAAAGCTCGGCACATGCGTCGATGTCCTTAACAAGGATATGGCCTTGTGGACAAGAGCGGATATCATCGAGAAACACATTTATTTTCATGGTCCTACCTTTCTTGAAATCTAGATTTACACCAGTGTAACATACTTTACTGGCGATATTTAGCGAACGAGAGGACCGCTTCATGTCGAAGAGCAGATCAGGTTAAGCACTGAGCGCATGTTGGGTAGAAAGTCATTTTTTTGCTAAAAAAAAGTCCCTCTGGGAGCCAAGCTTTTATGAAAATCGTGAACGCTGCAGCTTTTGAAATGAGGACATCGCCAGCGGACAGAATGATAAGATTAATCGAAAGGCTAGTCACCATTTCTTTAATTGAGCTGAAAAAAGGGTGACTAGTAATAGTGTGTTTCTTAGGAAAGTATAAGAATAGCATGGTAGAATGTTTTGATAGTTTTGTTTTAATATGTAAAAGAGTTTATTTTTAAAAAAGCTCTTCAGCTTGCCTGTGGATTATGAGTTATTCACCATGGGCCAAATGAAAGGACGCCCGAAATAGGAGGGGAAATCATGTTTAACGAAGTATTCTCGCATATTCATCCCATTATGGTTCATTTTCCGATCGTCCTCATTCTTCTTGCCGCCGGTTATGATTTATTTTTAACGATCACAAAACAAAGAATTTCGCCTAAGCAGGGCTTTTTACTGTGGGCAGCAGCGTTTATTTTTGCCTGGATTGCAGTAGGGACAGGCCCTGAGGAGGATGCCAGAGGAAATACTAACCTTTTTAAGTATCACAGTACACTGGCAGATTTAACAACGGTGCTGGCAGCGGTTGTAGTAGCCTTCCGTCTGTTCTTTATTATTAAAAGGAAAGAGCTTTTAAAATCCTTGCTGGCTGTTTATTGTGTGCTTTCCATTATCTGTGCCATCGCCATTCTTTCTGTTGGTTACTTTGGCGGTGCAATGGTATACGACCAGGGTGTTGGAGTTAAAATGCATGGCAAGTATGTCAATCCCCCGCATCCAGGAAAGTTCGGAAATCATGGTAATTAAATAGAGTGTCAAAATAAAACGGATTGCAGAGGCAATCCTTTTTTTAGTGGCAGGAGTTCTAAAGAACGAAAGTGAATTAAGTAGGGTTGAGTAAAAATATAGAATAATCGGCAGCAAGGAACATGGCAGACACAAACTAGCTCATTTCACATAGGGCGCATAATGCTGGCTTTTGAATGGGATTAAAAACGCATCAATACGAATGGATACCTTTTTCAGACGGAGCATTGGAACCAGAAGATGTGCTGGTGTGGAAAAATGAGAAGGGCTTCCTCCTTCATGCTTGTTATTATCTGGGAAAAGGTTACTTTTTTTAATATAAATGGACATTTCTTTGTTAACCCCTGGCAGCTGGTTTCAATGGATGCATTGTATGAGATTTGGGAAAATGAAGAATGGAAGCCTACAGGCGTATAAAACCTTAGTATTTTAATGGGTTTGGGCAATCCTTTTTTTGACCATTTTCCAGGAAAAGATCTCAGCCAATTAAAGGTATTTTTACAGCCAATACAGAAGTATACTCAATAAACTTTTTTAAAAAAGCGCGGGTAGAAATGAATCGCATGGTTCCTTGAGCTTTGAAAAATGAGGAAAGCCGACAACTTGACAACTGATACGCCTTCAATTCATTCGGTACGCGATTGATCTGTTGTCTAATATGTCATACCAAGATAATGGGGGATTTTAGGAGGGGCAGAGGTTGAGCAAAAGTCTTTTTACCAATCGTTCATTTCTTTTTGTTTGGGCAGGAAACTGGATATCCGAATTGGGCGGGGCATTTGGGACGTTCTGCAACTCGATATTAGTGTATCAGCAGACCGGCTCCACGATGGCACTCGGCGGAATGTGGCTGTTGTATTTGATTCCTTCCCTGATTCTTCAATTGTTTATCGGGCCGTTTATTGACCGGTGGAGCCGAAAATGGATCATGATTTTCTCACAATGGGCGAGGGGAGTAATTTTCCTCATTCCGCTGCTTGCGTTAGCAACAGGCGGCTTTCATGTATGGGATATATTTGTGGTTCAAATGGTGATAGGACTGATTACACCACTTTACACACCGGCCAATCAAGCGATTACTCCTTCCATTGTTCCTGAAGAGAAGCTTAAGTCTGCTAATGCAGCCATTGATGGAACTGTCCGGATCATGACCTTCCTGGCGCCTGCTCTTGGCGGGATGGCGGTCGAGGCGGCCGGAGTAAAGCCTACGCTCATTTTTGTATGCAGCATGCTGCTGATAAGCGGAACACTGCTGCTATTTATAGAGGAAAGAAGAGTTCAACAGCCTGTTCGAAAAACCTGGCTTCAGCAGTTTAGTCAAGGCATTACGTACTTTTTTAAGCAGCGTTTGATTGTATGGCTGGGAATTTTTTTAGCTTTTGTCCAATTTGGCGTAGGCGTGACGATGGTGGTCACCCTTCCTTATATCACAAAGGTTCTGTCTGGGACGTACGCTCAGTACGGTTATTTCATGGCAAGCTTTCCACTTGGGTATGCAGCTGGAGCGCTTCTCATTGGAAAAATGAAATCTGCAAGCAGAAGAATGCTTATGCTTGGGGCGCTTGTCACTGGCGGGTTAACCTATATTTTCTTAGGGTTTAATACAAATATTTATTTCTCCTTTGGGACAGAAGCCATAGCAGGTGTGGCAATGGCGATTTTTGGCGTCCATAATATGACGCTTTGCCAGCAAATTGTTCCCAATGAGATGATGGGAAAAGTGTTTTCGGTACGGTTGTTCATCATAAGAGGCGCCCTTCCATTAGGAGTTTCTGCAGGAAGTCTCCTTAGTGAGCACTGGGGAATACGGCCGCTTTATATTTTGATTGGATCCATCATTTGCCTGGTATCGGTTTTGGGAATCCTCCTTCCGTATTTTTCGTTTATGGATGAGGAAAGCGTGGAGAAGGCTGCTTCCTGAGAAATTAGCCGCGGATGAGGCTGGCTGCAGGCTGGGGTTGCAATGGTTTAAGGAGCTGCTCGTTGCGGTAAAGAAAAGAAGAGAATAGTTTTAGCAGAAGAAGCGAAACATGATAAAAAAACCATGTATTTTAAGGGGGTGATGTAAATGCTTATGGGATTTCTTACAGCCATATCCGTTCTAAGCCTTATTCCATCCGTTGTCATGTTTTATGGGATTTCCAAACAAAGGAAGAAAGCATAAATGGTGTTTTGGCCTTTCCCTTCAGGCGGAAGGAAGTACATAGCAATATAAATAAAAATGAAAGCGGATGCTTTTTCTAACTCAAGTGTCCGGAAGGGATGCACAAGAGACGGTGCATCCCTTTTATTTAGATCAGCGCTTTAACGCACAAAAGGGGTCAGACCCCTTTTGTGCGTTATTGTGTTAAAGGATTCCTACCCATGTGCAGAGGATGATAAAGATGATGTAGGTTGCCAGTGAGTAGAGGCTTATAATATATTGGTTTTTGTTTTTGCTGAAGAGCAACTCGAGGATGGATCGAAAGCTAATAACAAATATTCCAAAATATAAGAAGAGATGAAACTGAAATCTTTGGGTAAAGGACATGATGGCAATAAACATTAACAGTAAAATGGTTTCGATCCAATTGAGGGCTTTATCCAGCCGATAAGAGGAATTCTTGTGTTTATTAAGCTTCAGGATTTTCCCAAGCCAAAGCTCTCCCAAAGCAGTAATAGCAATATAGACAAATATAATAATAAATGTCATGATGCTGCCCCTTTCCCCTGGTGAATCCTTCCCCGAATGTATTTTGCAGCGCTTAGGAAAGTATATGCTTGAATAAGCAGGAAATTCTTCTGTCACTCTATGCTCTGCTGCCTGCTGGGTACACCGAAATGCCGGATAAAAGTCCTTAAATTGGCCAGGCATATAGACGATGTGTTCAATGTACAGAAACAGGTATGGACAGAGGCTTTGCAGAGCATAAAAAGACAGCAAGTGCCTGCCTATATGCTTTGAGGGCTATCCATTAATCTTAAATTGGCCGCCGTTTGCCAAATCGAGTTCTTTCAGTTTTATAGAATGATTAAACTTTTTAGCAAAGCCTGCAAGAATGCCCCGGTTAAAGGCAGCAGGATAATGAGGGGTGTGGCAGAAAACGGTCATTTCATTTTTTACATCCGTGTATGGCAGGTACTCGCCTATGTATGCAGAGCTTTTATGATTAAGATGGAAAATACGATTTAACTGCTGCAGGGATTCTTCAAAGCTTTGAACTGTTTGGGGAAAAATGCAGCGTTCAGGAACTATTTCTCCTATGCTTTCAACAGCCTCATTTCCATATTTTTCAGAAACAGCAAGCAGTAAAGTATGTATGACATCAATAGAATACCACTCAGCATGACGAAGGAGGTCCGGATTAAATTCAAAAGGGAGCTCGAGTTTTTCTCTTGAAGCCACTTCCAAAATGCTGGTGATGGCATTCGAATGAACCGCAGCTTTCCGCACTGTTCCTTTGGCGGGACTGTTACGCACCCGGAAATGAAAATTCATAAACCTTTCCAGCTCTCGGCTCGCACGCAGTGTTTCTTCAGAGGTCAAATGGCTAAGTCCGATTGCTTCATATAATTGCTGACGTTTATCTTCAATAATGTTCTTCATCATGCTTACCATCCTTCTAATATGAGAGGCCAGTTCTCAAGTTGTTTTTACTCATCATTATACTGTAAGTGGAATATTTTGAATATACGGTTTTTTGGATGGCTAAGTAAAAGATTAATGTTACGGGAATGTTTGCGAGAGACTCTTCAGGCAGCGCTAGGGGGCTCACGAGCTGCCTGTAGAACGAGTGCCTTGTGTATAAATCAACCTGCAGGATGATTAGAGCACTACTAATGTTTCAGTTAAAGCCTATGATGATTTGAAACCAAAGTTGATTGAAGCGAGTGTCTATAGCGGAAATCAACCAGCAGGAAGACCAGAACTCAACCCATGTCCGTAAAAGCCCACAATTGTATTTGCACCCAATATTACTTGAAGGCTCAAGGACACAGCTGGATCAAAGAAAGTGCATGGAGACGAATTTTGCAAAGGAAGAAAATAAGAAATAAAGGAGAGAAAAAGATGAACTGCTTTATTTGTAAAACCTGCGGGGTTCAGTATGCGAAATCCGAAACGGAACCGGATAGATGTGTTATTTGCTCAGACGAACGGCAATACGTACATCCTTCGGGACAGGTTTGGACGACTATGGAAAGCATGCGTGAATCAAGAGAATACAAGAATGAAATAGTAGAAGATGAAAAAGGGTTGTACAGTTTGACGACCAAACCGTCCTTTGCCATAGGGCAAACAGCCTTTCTTGTTCAGTCAGAAGGGTTTAATGTTTTGTGGGACTGTATCACGTATCTGGACGATACAACGATTGATAAGGTGAAAGAGCTTGGCGGAATCCAAGCCATTGCCTTGTCGCATCCCCATTATTACTCCACCCAGGTGGAATGGGCAGAGGTGTTTGACGCGCCTATCTACATACATGAAGACGACAAAGCGTGGGTAACCAGGCCAAGTGACCGGATTATATACTGGTCAGGAGACAGGCTTGAGCTGGAAAAAGGAATGATTCTCCATCGTTTTGGCGGTCATTTTAAAGGCGGGGCCGTACTGGAATGGAAAGAAGGAAATGATCAAAAAGGAGTCCTGCTGTCAGGAGACATTATTCAAGTGGTGGCCGACCGACAATGGGTCAGTTTTATGTACAGCTACCCTAATCTCATCCCTTTGCAAGCATCTAAGGTACAGGAGATAGCCAATGCTGCCGGAAAGCTGAAGTTTGACCGGCTGTATAACGCCTTTCATCGCATCGTGCAAAAAGACGCTGGGGAAGCTGTCCAAAAATCAGCCGAAAGGTATGTGGCTGCCTTAAGCGGAACGCTGTTTCATACCTGAATCACTCGATTTACTGCAGCTGCTAAAAAACCATCGGGCTTTCATTCCTGATGGTTTTTTTGAGAATATAAAATTTGTAATCTCTGTCCGCTCCAGCACTTATCGTCCAATATAACCCTTCCCTGCGATAAGTCAATATCAGCTCAAAAGTGACTTCGTCGTGTTTCCTTTATCTCAGTGGAAGACTACGGAATCTCTACGCCGATGAACAAGGCGCTTCCGCTTTTCACTGTCTAGCTCCAGCGCCTATCGGCTATCGGATTTCTTCGTCTTCTCCCTGCGATAAGTCAACATCAGCTCAAAAGTGACTTCGCAGTGTTTCCTTTATCTCAGTCGAAGACTAGGGAATCCGTACGCCGATGAACAAGGCGCTTCCGCTTTTCTACCCTATAAATTTTAATGCCTGCTCTAGATTGCTTTTTATTGTGATGCCCTGCAGTGCTAAGCCGAGTGAAACCATGGTTTGCGCAACCTCCGGGCGAATTCCCGTTAGGATGGTTTCGACACCGGTGAGTTTAAGGGCATCGAATACCTGGAACAGCTGCTGAGCGACCATTGTATCCACGATCAGAACTCCGGATAAATCAAAGATAAGATGATTTAAATTTAAT is a genomic window containing:
- a CDS encoding MFS transporter; this encodes MSKSLFTNRSFLFVWAGNWISELGGAFGTFCNSILVYQQTGSTMALGGMWLLYLIPSLILQLFIGPFIDRWSRKWIMIFSQWARGVIFLIPLLALATGGFHVWDIFVVQMVIGLITPLYTPANQAITPSIVPEEKLKSANAAIDGTVRIMTFLAPALGGMAVEAAGVKPTLIFVCSMLLISGTLLLFIEERRVQQPVRKTWLQQFSQGITYFFKQRLIVWLGIFLAFVQFGVGVTMVVTLPYITKVLSGTYAQYGYFMASFPLGYAAGALLIGKMKSASRRMLMLGALVTGGLTYIFLGFNTNIYFSFGTEAIAGVAMAIFGVHNMTLCQQIVPNEMMGKVFSVRLFIIRGALPLGVSAGSLLSEHWGIRPLYILIGSIICLVSVLGILLPYFSFMDEESVEKAAS
- a CDS encoding DUF4181 domain-containing protein, with protein sequence MTFIIIFVYIAITALGELWLGKILKLNKHKNSSYRLDKALNWIETILLLMFIAIMSFTQRFQFHLFLYFGIFVISFRSILELLFSKNKNQYIISLYSLATYIIFIILCTWVGIL
- a CDS encoding DUF2231 domain-containing protein, with product MFNEVFSHIHPIMVHFPIVLILLAAGYDLFLTITKQRISPKQGFLLWAAAFIFAWIAVGTGPEEDARGNTNLFKYHSTLADLTTVLAAVVVAFRLFFIIKRKELLKSLLAVYCVLSIICAIAILSVGYFGGAMVYDQGVGVKMHGKYVNPPHPGKFGNHGN
- a CDS encoding cyclic-phosphate processing receiver domain-containing protein: MKINVFLDDIRSCPQGHILVKDIDACAELLTNFSVHHLSLDYDLVDQQKNGMTLVRWIVEQKLFPDRITIHSANSIGGKAMYIFLKEAQEKLLMPRFIKVILRPLPISL
- a CDS encoding aspartyl-phosphate phosphatase Spo0E family protein, whose protein sequence is MMKNIIEDKRQQLYEAIGLSHLTSEETLRASRELERFMNFHFRVRNSPAKGTVRKAAVHSNAITSILEVASREKLELPFEFNPDLLRHAEWYSIDVIHTLLLAVSEKYGNEAVESIGEIVPERCIFPQTVQSFEESLQQLNRIFHLNHKSSAYIGEYLPYTDVKNEMTVFCHTPHYPAAFNRGILAGFAKKFNHSIKLKELDLANGGQFKING
- a CDS encoding MMPL family transporter → MKSFLLSMIHAVTGKKGKWITLAVWILLTGVLSAVFPSVQKMTDDSAANLPKSDMSVQAQKIADKYFPNNAGTPLLVVWYRSGGLEDQDYKLVSKMYQKLEDQPLKAQNFIPPFAKIPSQALKAQASKDGTSLVTPVFMKKNASTKQLDSDLKKLQNQIENEGSSKAIFDKKLSSSGLHVRFTGPVGIATDATALFSKADVTLLISTVLLVLILLILLYRSPILAIVPLIGVGFAYGVTGPILGMLAKQGIITIDSQAVSIMTVLLFGAGTDYCLFLVSKYRECLLEEKNPTKALQQAIQHSGGAIMVSAITVVVSLCTLLLAQFGSYQRFATPFSLVILIMGIAALTLLPALLSIFGRISFFPFIPRTEEMTRELEMRKGKKIKRREAHGKISKRLGVFVTNKPWTVIVISVIVLGVLAAFVPRIQYTQNLISSFPKDMPSREGFDLMAKHFSPGELAPVQVIANTEGKNPDLKKALSGLSFVDSVSNPAVSTKNKQYISLNVNLKDDPYDNKSVKDIPKIQNKVKAALNDAGVKPEGHYWIGGETSNLYDTENATDRDFKVIVPVVTLIIAALLLVYLRSIVAMVYLIATVALSYLSALGAGWLLIHYGIGISAIQGLIPLYAFVFLVALGEDYNIFMISSIWKNRNAQPHKLAIANGVTQTSSVITSAGLILAGTFAVLATLPIQVLLQFGLVTAIGVLLDTFVVRPLLVPAITTVLGRYAFWPGKLWNKQDEIQAAADRE
- a CDS encoding TetR/AcrR family transcriptional regulator is translated as MVNQQRGRAPGRPKASEIQTPKKELILQVASRLFLEHGFQKVSIDDVAKAGGMTKATVYYYYGSKAELFKETMVAMMARVRERIRMLIESDKPLYDRLMDVTVAHLHATTSLDLDSFMRESKSSLSDEQVQDMLIAEERMFESIEAAIQDAIDKGEIPPVGAKFAAHAYNALLRVGNYKSPEGTPLFPSTEETAGSILKLFWNGLMAGPFTR
- a CDS encoding SDR family oxidoreductase; this translates as MYQDLEGKVVVITGASTGLGKAMAERFGQEKCKVVINYYSSKDNVQEIIDSIEKSGGEASAIQGDVTKEEDIKRLIDHAVSTYGSLDVMINNAGIENEVPSEKLSLDDWNKVINTNLTGQFLGCREAIDYMVEHDIKGAIINMSSVHEVIPWPHFVHYAASKGGVKLMTETLALEFAPRGIRVNSIAPGAIDTPINAEKFKDPDKKKGVLELIPIGYIGKPEEIAACAAWLASKEASYVTGLTLFADGGMTQYPGFQAGRG